In Anopheles arabiensis isolate DONGOLA chromosome 2, AaraD3, whole genome shotgun sequence, the genomic window TGAGATTGCTGCTTTGAATTGGCTATGGCAACTTAACATGTTCCGATTTCTTTTCCCCATACAATTGCAGTCGAGAAGAAGGAGACTATACTGACGATACCGCCTTTCTTCCATATCTATGGATTGAACGCTATTTTGCATATGGTTATCAAGTCGAAAAATCACGTCGTTTCCATCCCCAGGTATTTATCCTTCTTAATCTTCCTCGAGCATGTCCACACACCATCACTGCATTTCGCAAGTCGCACGCATTTaggaaattatttttacatttatttaattctGTCAAGCTGCTCTGTCACCAGTCACGATAAATCACTTACCAATATCACGTATTCTATACcgtttgaacacattttatttgattattaacaCACATAAAAAGTCCTACCGGCTCGAATTTTACAACCAAAAAGCGCCAACATCGAACGAACGTCGATGAGCCAAAGCGCACAGTACTGGACCGCGCACTGTAAACACGTTTTGTTCCACGAAAGGGATCGGCAATCACCCCTAGAGGTTATGTGAAGGTTAGCCAAATTCAAAGATACATCCCGGCGACCGTTACATCGTGCCTGCGGGACGTAAATTTGCCATCTACGCGCAACCCTTCCATCGGATAATGAATTTCTAGCAATCGGTGCAATTTAGCGCACACGATTGTACACTGAATGTCGCTTTATCGCGCCCTCGTCAGCGATTCGATTCAATCAGTGCATTCCGTGCTGCCAGGCGAGACAGTGCTGCCAGCACGGCGCAAGCATTTTTTACGTAATCAATCGATTTCGTTAAACGTCACTAGCTGTCAACCCGTTCCACGgcctaatttttttttactgaaaacgGGATGAATTTGTGGTGAAAATAATTGCCTCACACGAAAACGCTGCTGGAAAATCGAACCTGCACGCGAACAATCGCCGCGTTACCGGAGCCGATCTGTGCGGACTGTACTGCTGTTAGACGGCGTCGCCACCGAGCCGACGAATCCGGCGACGAAAAGTGCTCCGCAGGCAGCTAGCTGGcagtcacagcagcagcagcagcaggtgccTGGTTGGTTCACAGTCAGATAACCTATATTTGCTTATATTTTCTCCTTccgtgacgacgacgacggctgGCACTTTTACGGTGCGGTGTGTCTTCGGTGGGTCCGGCTTTGCGATTGATCATTATCGATGGGATTTCTACGGTTCCAGTTAGGCTAGGTAAGGAAAAGAAGACGGAAAAGGAAAGCATTCgcttcgcttcttttttttttgtttgttatgtgTGCGCCCCCTGTGcaatgcgtgcgtgtgcgaaTTTTGATGGTAACGTGTCGTcgtcgccgctgccgccgccgccgctactTTGCCGGGGTAAAGGTCCGCGATTCCACCCGGACCCGGACGCAAATAGCACACTCCCCGGTAGCTTACTCGTCCCGAACGGGGGGTTGAGGAAGCGAAGGGAGAAGCtgctaagaagaagaagaaagtgcCAACTTGATCTGATCAGTCGTTTCCTCCCCATACACCAACTCCCCAtaccgtgcgtgcgtgtgtgtgcgtggaggGAAAACCGACCCGCCCGGCCCCATGGATGTGTggatgcgtgtgtatgtgtcaattattattttgcagTGTTTCAATGAAACTTCCGCGTGACAAGCAAAGAAGTATGCTCTGTCTGGTGTGACGTCTGGAAATACAAAATGCAAAGTGGAGGAGGGCAGTTGCCACCCGGCCCGGTCATACGTAACATGCCATCGGGGACCCCCAcgtcccagcagcagcagcagcagcagcaacaccagcagcagcagcagcagcagcagcaggcggacATGAAACTCACATCGCAGCAGGCAGCGATGAtgaatcagcagcagcagaacgcgCTCTACACGCCGCAGCCCGTGTTTCGGGGCGCGGGCGGCGGTCAGTCCGCGCGGCCAAGGGGCGCGATGCAGATCGGTCCGTATCAGCAGGTGCCGATGACCATCAACTACATGCAGCCGCTGCAACGGCTTCCGGCACCCTGGGGCAATATGGGGAACGTGCAGGTCGTTTACCCGCCGTACCACATGTACCAGATGCTGCCGAACCAGCACCAGACGGCGGGCGGACGCCGGCAGCCGGGTGCAGACAACAGTTTAGTAAATGTAAGTATGAGTGTTTTGCGAGCAGTGCCCGACCACGCTAAGCTACAGTGCAAGTAACGCTACCATCATACGTGCTCATCCTTTCCGCCGTAGATTTCGCAAGTGCCGATGCCTCAGCATGCTCACTCGAATCAGCAGCCGGCACCGATGCAGGTGCCACACGAAATGATGCAGCACATGCATCCACCGCAAGCTCCGCCACAAGTAGCCGCCGCCCATGTTGCACCGCtggagcagcaccagcaaaccgGGACGGCGGCCCAGGTGGCGGTCGTATCGACGCAGCCGCACACCTCGTTCTCGCAGATGTCGAATCTGATTGCCGCTCCGCCGCCGCACTTGCAGCCGGGTGCCGGCATGGGCGGGGTAGGCGTAGGCGTCAGCCCGGGCGGTCTCGCCGAGCCGGCGAAGCAGCCGGCCAAGCGGGAAAAGCGCAAACAcgccatcagcatcatccatCCCGACACGATGGAGGATATTTTGGAGAACATGTATAATGATCCGAGCTCGTCTTCGAGCGGCAGaaccggtggtggcggtgggggAGCCTCCTCCGCTACCAGTACCGCCTCGACCGCAGTTTCTTCCGCCGGAACGCCGGGACCAGCGGTGCCGGTTAGCGCCCAGCCCGTCAGCACGCCATCCCACATGGGAGAGTCGCAGGACTATGCGGAATATcaaccgcaacagcagcagcagccgccccAGCCTACCCAGCCGGCACAGGAAATGGTCGTTCCGGCGGCGATGGTGGGCCAGATGCCGCCACCGCAGCACCTCCATCatcagccgccgccgccgatgcAGCTGGCCGGACATGAGCTAATCCGTCTGCcgaaccaccagcagcaggtgcCGCAGCCGCCCCAGCAGACAGTCGTCCCGGGCGGGCCGCTGCCACCGACGCATCCGCACGACATCTACGGTGGGCTGAAGATGATGAACCATTCACATCCTCCGCCCCATCTGCCGCCGCACCTAACGAGTGACATGACTACTGTCACGGGTACACCGGTCGTGTCCGCCATGTCCGACGGGCCCTCGGTCGAGATACCGAACTCGTAcattaaaaagaagaaaccaaTCCCCGACGGGGGAATGCACcactcgcagcagcagcaacatccacactcgaagcagcagcaacaacagcttcACCATTACCATGcccagcaacatcagcagcagcagcagcagcagcagcagcaacagcaccaacagcagcagcaacaccagcagcatcagcagcaccaacaacatCCACAGatgcatcatcaccatcagcagcagcaacagcagtcgcaccaccacccacaTCAGcgacaccagcagcaccagcagcatctgcaacaccaccagcagcagcaaccgcaacagcagcagcaaccacaacaacagcagcaacaacaacaacaacaacagcagcagcagcagcatacatATGCAATGCAGCAATCCCAGcaagcagtggcagcagctcAGGCACAGGCgcaagcagcggcagcagcagccgcgcaGCTGCGCGTTTCCTCTTCTGTTCCACCCAACCCAGTGCTTGCGGACAGTGAGCTGATGGCAACAGGCGCCCTTCCACCAGCGCAGCATGCGGCGGCTATCGTTGTGCAGCAGCATCCGCACCAtccccatcaccaccaacaccaccacccccagcatcagcagcagcagcagcagcagcaccatcagaaCCAGGTAGTCGGGGCCAGCTACATGACAGAACCTCCTCCACCGATTCTAGCTGTTGCGCCAAACGATCGACGCTTCCGCACGGTTTCGGAAAAATCGGTCACCGAGTCGAACCTGTCCTCGGACGCGGAACCGTTCGTGTacaccggtagcagcagcagcatcaacagttTACACCAAGCACCTCCGCCATCCGTTCCTTCCTCCTTGGCTGCCGGCGCAGCAGTCGTCGAGAGCAGCAGCGGTGGCATTGGTAGCTCCACGGCCGAATCGGCCGACAGGAGAGACGCTGAAAGTTTACCTCCCGCTAGAGACGAGCGGCAAGTAACGCCGGAGGAAGGTGCTACCACAGACCCGACGACGGTGCATGATGACGACGAGCAGAATGCGAACGTGCCTCAGCAGCGGTCGAGTGATAGCAATGCCGTCGTCGCCCAGCACGCGGACGATGCCGCTGATACACTCACGGAAGCAGTAGCGAATCTGAACATTGGCGTCGATGAGAAGAAGGCGTTGTTGGCGCGGACAGAAGCTGATGTGGAATCGCCAGCGCAACCGGCTGTCGCGCCAGTGGGCCAGACAGACGGGACAGAGATGGAAGTGCACACGACGACGGACGGTATGGGTGCTGACGATGGTGGTGTGGCCTCGGACGAGACGGATCGTGTGGCTGTCGGAATGGCCGATGGGAGCGCTACTACTGCCAATAGTATGAGTACGGAACCGGCGGCCAAGACGCCCTCCACTGCTGCTGTACAGCAATCTAACTTTTTAAATAAGGAACGTAGCGTTAAGAATCTAGATAATGATTACATTAACAATAATAATGTGGATTACACCAGACACTTAAGCTCGATAGACGCCGACGGTAAGGGAGCCGCACCGTCGGGCGACAATGTGAAAGCGACCGGCGAGTTGCCGAAGGCAACCGCCGACGATCGCGAGCAACCGAGGAAGGAGCAGCTGCAGGCCGGCGAGACTGATCAAATCGTCCCAAGCGAACGTAGCAAGGATGCTCCGCCCAGCAGCAAAAGTAACGATGTGAGCGCGGTCACCGGTGCGGCAGCAGCCGCTCCTCCTCCGACCAATGCCGcgaccaacaacaacagtttgGACGACAACCGTAACGTAGTTACGGAGGTAGCGTCTCCGGCAGCGAACGACAGTGAGGCGAAGCACGTCGCCCCGTCGGCGAGGGCCGACGAGGAGGGCAAGCGGGAACAGCTGCCGGCGGCAGCCAGACCGGCGACGGCAAATGCCACCTCGACAACGAAGAGcgcgacgacggcgacggctGCAGAGGTCAAAACGGCACCGGCTGGCGCAGGCAATGGGGCCGGCACGAATGCGGCAGCACCACCGGCGGTGAAGAAAAGTAGTTCAATAACCTTGATCGCGTACGATCCGGACCAGTGGAGCCCGGGGAACCCGGACGGCAAGAAAAAGTATTCCCGCGAGCAGCTGATGATGCTGAAAAACATCGCCCCAGCCCTGGAGAAGCCGGCCAACCTGCCGAACAGTCTGGAGAATCTGCTCGTCCGGACGAACCACTCGATGGGCAtgggtggtggcggcggtggcggcaatGCGTACGGCGGCAATCAAAAGAGCACGGAATTCTCGCTACTTCCTAACTTTATGAAGGGCatgggtggcggtggtggtggtggcggcggcggtggtggtcacCACAATCCGGTGCGGCAGTCGTACGTGGTGAAGCGTTCTTCACAGCAGGGCAGCATCGGGGGCGGCAACCAGtccggtggcggcggtgccCAGCCGAACAAACAGTCCCAGCAGGGCCTGAGCAAGACGGGATCGAAGATCATCAAGCTGAACCTGCAGCTCAACGAGGAGGTGAAGCTGAACTCGAGCGCTAACGCGTGGCGCCCGAGCCAGCTGCTGAAGAGCGAGAGCGCCGAACAGGACGAAACGCAAAAGTTGCTGAAATCGATGCGCAGCATCCTGAACAAGCTGACGCCGGAGAACTTTACCAAGCTGGTGGAGCAGGTGAAGATGCTCTCGATCAAGACGGATGAACAGTTCAAGGGCTGCATCCGGCTGGTGTTCGAGAAGGCCATCTCGGAGCCCAACTTTTCCGAGGCGTACGCGAAGATGTGCCGCGAGATCGGTTCGCTGGCCGTGCCCGATCAGAAGTCCGACTTCCGTACCCAGCTGCTGGAACGGTGCCAGTGCGAGTTCCAGGAGCGGCGCAAAGATGCAGCGAAAGCCGCCCAGGAGCGGCGCGCGAAGCTGAAGAAGAGCAAAGACCTGAGCCAGGAGGAGTTCGAGGAGCTGAAGGAGCAgctcgaggaggaggaaatgAAGGTGCGCCGGAGGGCCGTCGGTACGGTGCGGTTCATCGGCGAGCTGTACAAGCTTGGCATGCTGCAGCCgagaaccatgctccagtgtTTCGATGCGCTGCTGCCCAAGAACCCGGAGGAGTCGAACGAAGAGTCGCTCGAGTGTTTGTGCAAGCTGCTGACGACGGTAGGGGCGAACCTGGAGAAGATGAACGAGTCGCTGACCAGCTACTTCACCCGGCTCGGCGACATCGTGAAGCAGTTCAAAAAGTACAACATAAGCAGCCGTATCCGGTTCATGATCCAGGACGTGATTGATCTGCGCCGGAACAACTGGGTGCCGCGGCGCCAGGAGCTCAACCCGAAAACAATCTCGCAGATTGCGCGCGAGGTCGAGTCGGAGCAGAATCGCATCAACATGCTGAACTTCATGCCCGGCAAAGATTCGGGCTACTCCGGCGGTGGCAGAGATATGGGAGGGCcgcgcggcggcggcggcagctcgGGTGGCGGCCTGTACGGCAAGATGTCatccggtggtggcggcggcaatTCCGGCTTCAACCAGGGCAGCCTTGGTCGGGGCAGCAGTGGCGGAGGGGGCGGCGGGTCCACCAAAGGTGGCCGCCTGCAAAAGGACGATGAAGGATTCCAGGTCATCTCCAGCAGCCGTAGCAGTAATCGTCCGTTCTCTATAGATCCAAAGAAGCTGCCATTGTCGATGAACGTCGACACGACGCAGCTGGGCCGAGCGTCGAACTATCAGACGAATAAGTGGAAGAATAACATTTTCGAAACGCTCGGCAATGAGGAAAGCGGTTCAACGGCAGCCTCCAGCGCGGATCGTGATAACAATGATCGCGACCGTGATCGCGATCGTGACCGTGATCGTGACCGCGACCGCGaccgtgatcgtgatcgtgatcgtgatcgtgatcgggaTCGTGATCGGGAACGGGATCGGGATCGCGATCGGGATCGGGATCGCGGATCGAGTAAGGACTCTTACCATAAAAGCGCCATGGAGCGGGATCGCTACGGACGCTATGGAAGTAGCAGTAGTCAAAACGAAGACCGTTACTCCCGAAACTCCCGGGAGCCTTCCTCCTCATCCGGTGGCGGCAGTGGTATGGATCGTGACTGGGACAGGAAAATGGGACCCCCAATGCAGGGCCGCGGTTCCGGCAACCAGtcgcatcaacagcagcaacagcagccgccgcGCATGACGCGGATGGGACAGTCGACCTCCACGTCGGGGCAGTTCTATCAGCAGCTGCAAATCCCGGGCGCACCATCGTCTGCGTCCTCGTCTACGGGACCGAGAGTTTCGGGCggtggcagcagtagcagtgcgTTGACCACACCGACCGGCAGCGATGGTGCGGAGCTGCTTAACGCTAGCAGCTCCATCCAATTCGACGAGCGGTCGGAAGCGTTGATACGGGAGCTGGCGGCCGATCTGGACAGAAGCCATCCCGAGTACTGCCGCACGCTGGCGAAGCGGCTGTTCGAGCGCAGTCTCGATCAGAAAACGATGACACGGAAGGAGGTGTCGGGCATCGTGCACGGCATGTTCCGCCGTAAGCAGATCAATCGTAAGGACTTCCAGTACTCGGTGGAGGACGTGCTGCTCGAGGCCGGCAGTATGGTGATCGATGTGCCGATGTTGTGGGACTATTC contains:
- the LOC120895297 gene encoding eukaryotic translation initiation factor 4 gamma 1-like — encoded protein: MQSGGGQLPPGPVIRNMPSGTPTSQQQQQQQQHQQQQQQQQQQQQQQQQQQQHQQQQQHQQHQQHQQHPQMHHHHQQQQQQSHHHPHQRHQQHQQHLQHHQQQQPQQQQQPQQQQQQQQQQQQQQQHTYAMQQSQQAVAAAQAQAQAAAAAAAQLRVSSSVPPNPVLADSELMATGALPPAQHAAAIVVQQHPHHPHHHQHHHPQHQQQQQQQHHQNQVVGASYMTEPPPPILAVAPNDRRFRTVSEKSVTESNLSSDAEPFVYTGSSSSINSLHQAPPPSVPSSLAAGAAVVESSSGGIGSSTAESADRRDAESLPPARDERQVTPEEGATTDPTTVHDDDEQNANVPQQRSSDSNAVVAQHADDAADTLTEAVANLNIGVDEKKALLARTEADVESPAQPAVAPVGQTDGTEMEVHTTTDGMGADDGGVASDETDRVAVGMADGSATTANSMSTEPAAKTPSTAAVQQSNFLNKERSVKNLDNDYINNNNVDYTRHLSSIDADGKGAAPSGDNVKATGELPKATADDREQPRKEQLQAGETDQIVPSERSKDAPPSSKSNDVSAVTGAAAAAPPPTNAATNNNSLDDNRNVVTEVASPAANDSEAKHVAPSARADEEGKREQLPAAARPATANATSTTKSATTATAAEVKTAPAGAGNGAGTNAAAPPAVKKSSSITLIAYDPDQWSPGNPDGKKKYSREQLMMLKNIAPALEKPANLPNSLENLLVRTNHSMGMGGGGGGGNAYGGNQKSTEFSLLPNFMKGMGGGGGGGGGGGGHHNPVRQSYVVKRSSQQGSIGGGNQSGGGGAQPNKQSQQGLSKTGSKIIKLNLQLNEEVKLNSSANAWRPSQLLKSESAEQDETQKLLKSMRSILNKLTPENFTKLVEQVKMLSIKTDEQFKGCIRLVFEKAISEPNFSEAYAKMCREIGSLAVPDQKSDFRTQLLERCQCEFQERRKDAAKAAQERRAKLKKSKDLSQEEFEELKEQLEEEEMKVRRRAVGTVRFIGELYKLGMLQPRTMLQCFDALLPKNPEESNEESLECLCKLLTTVGANLEKMNESLTSYFTRLGDIVKQFKKYNISSRIRFMIQDVIDLRRNNWVPRRQELNPKTISQIAREVESEQNRINMLNFMPGKDSGYSGGGRDMGGPRGGGGSSGGGLYGKMSSGGGGGNSGFNQGSLGRGSSGGGGGGSTKGGRLQKDDEGFQVISSSRSSNRPFSIDPKKLPLSMNVDTTQLGRASNYQTNKWKNNIFETLGNEESGSTAASSADRDNNDRDRDRDRDRDRDRDRDRDRDRDRDRDRDRDRERDRDRDRDRDRGSSKDSYHKSAMERDRYGRYGSSSSQNEDRYSRNSREPSSSSGGGSGMDRDWDRKMGPPMQGRGSGNQSHQQQQQQPPRMTRMGQSTSTSGQFYQQLQIPGAPSSASSSTGPRVSGGGSSSSALTTPTGSDGAELLNASSSIQFDERSEALIRELAADLDRSHPEYCRTLAKRLFERSLDQKTMTRKEVSGIVHGMFRRKQINRKDFQYSVEDVLLEAGSMVIDVPMLWDYSAEYFVPPLHERLITLQDAQQIATSTIADTEQKPYECWLLCRKVLQIYEAAHGKDATVKLWYESPLDLKVFGKPGEDEAAVRQRMVDAKLGYLLECKVASSIREFLRNDAPNETIFQWISSHVSEQQENSSEFIRTLTTVVLEHCINKTKLDTAKIEKWHMLLQRYIQGKAERELQALYAVQLLVERMQHPQHLLQTIFQQLHEFEVVMEGFHLWKEERSDHEIEGRGVCIKSTRQFFVQLMEPDSESEDGGKDSDSDDGRGRRGISRKGSH